The DNA sequence GCAGGACGCGCTTCTTTCGCTGCTGGCCTTTGGTGCCGCTCATGCGGTCAACGCGGTAGAGAAGAAGTTCACCGACCGCAAGGAGGGCATTGAGCAGGCCAACCAGCTAGGCCGAGCACTTAGTGTCGACATGACCGAGTGGTTCGAGACGACCGGCGACAGCTATTTCAAGCACGTCAATCGGACCACCATCGAGCTTGCCGTGGCCGAAGCTAAGGGCCGGGAGGCGGAGCTTTCCGTCAAGGCAGCGGCCAAAAAGACCGAAGCCGTCATGATCGCCGAGCGACTTGTTGCCGGTAGTGGCTGGATACCCGCCCCTGTGCGGATCGCTGCCGACGACGACGCGAGGCCTGTCGAGCACGAAACGGACACCGAGGATAACGAGCAGGTCCCCGAAGCGGCTGAATAGACATCAGCCGCAGGCCGGTTGCGTGTTCTCCCGCGCGACCGGCCACCTTTTATCAAAAGCGCGGTCGAGGCCGCCGCTGAATGAATAAGGCCGGATCCGACTGTCCTTATTTACGTTTTGAGGGGAGGCCCGAGCCCCCTCCCCTCAAACTCCCTGCCCCGCCCTGGATAGCCGACATGGTCCGCCATGCCGGCTCTTTCCTACTTCAGCGAGCCAATACGGTATACTGACTTAAAGGCAGCCGAATATGTATTGCACTTGGAAAACACGGAAAAGCAAGGAAATGCGCCTTATGCGAGCCCATCAGGCTCTTCCGGCGAGCGGCGCGTGTACCACAATTATTGCGCCAAAACGGTTATTCCGGTTATGCTTCGCAAATCATCGGGATCAGCATGATTCCGACTAGCGCATTCTAACGTTTTAAGACGGAGAGACAGACCGGCCCAGAAAAAGAAAAACCGCTCCCGAACGAAAATCCGGAAGCGAGTTTGCAGTGAAAAAATAAGCCAAAACCTTTCTCGCAAACCCTCCCTTCCTTGTCAACTGAGAAACACCGCTTCGGTGAACGGGGAAGCTTTGCCTGGTCCCTAACAAAGGAGACGAGGACATGGGTGACCCCCATACGGATCGGCGGCCAATCGGTCGCCGAATGACGCCACAACGTGCCGATTACCGGCGACTGGCACAGTCGGCCGAGATCGGAACGGTGACGCGCGGCCAGCTTGCCGTGCTTGCACAAAACCTCACTTGCATTGGATTGATCAGCGCGACCGAAAGCCATCTTTTGGTGACTCTGGTCAACACGGCCCCGGCCGAGGCCTTCGACAAGTCCGGCCGTCCGATCATCTTCAAGTCCAACCAGCAGCTCGGCTTCGAGATCGGCCGCTCAGCCGGTCGTGTGAGCCGTATGCTGTCCAGCCTTTTCGACGCCGGCTTGATCACGATGCAGGATAGCGGCAATTACAAGCGCTACCCGGTGCGAAATGGCGATGGTGCGATTGTAGACGGTTGCGGCATCGACATGCGGATCCTCATCGCCCGCTATCGCGAGCTCGACCAGCTCGTGCGGCAGGCCAAGGCCGAAAAATCGGCCGCGAGCGCAGCATTACGTCGCTATCGCGGCGCGCTGCGCAACCTTCGCTATGCTCTGGCAACGGTTACGAGGCTGTCGGATCGCGCCCTGGTTCGCATTGAGGGCCGCGTCGAACGGGTCGTCGCCCTTGTCGGCGTTGCCTCCAGGGCGCCGAGCGCCCTTCTCCGGCGGGCCTCGGCACTTTTCGACTGGTTTGTGGAGCGCCTGATGCAGCTTCCGCTGCGTTCAGAATCTGCGTCCGAAACAGAAAATTCGACATGCACGTATGCCGAAAACGGCATACACAAACAGACTACAAACCCTGATCCTTTTGAAGAGAGTAATGACAATCGGCGTTCGGCTGACGCCGAACAGCTTCATCTGCTAGAGGCTGGCTCCGCCAGCAAGAGGGCTTATGAAACAAGCCTGGAGCGCGCTTCGAGCCAAGTCAATGGGCGAGAGCGCCAGCCGCAGGCGGTAGTGGCATTGCAAGACCTGGTGCGGGCAATACCGGCCTTAAAGGCCTACGGCTTTGCCCTGCCCCGCAGTTGGGCCGATCTGGCGCGGCTCGTGCCGCTGATGTGCCGCCTGACGGGCATTTCCGATGATGCGCGACGCCGCGCCATCGAACAGATGGGCGAGCAGCAAGCAGCGGTCGCAATCGCGGTGACGCTGCAGAAATACGACTGGCAGGAAGTAAAACGGGCGGCTACTTGCGGGCCATGACGGACCGCGCTGCCGCCGGCGAGCTTCATCTTGCCCGCTCGATTTTCGGGCTGGCAGCCCGTAATTCCATGGAGGCATTGAATTGACATTTCGAACGATATTGGCGGCCATGGCCGCAATCTGGTGCATGGATGCGGCGGCCGAGCCGTCGGCATGGTCCGGCCAGGCGCGGGTAATCGACGGCGACACGATCAGTATCCGTCAGCAGCGCATTCGGATTGCCGCGATCGATGCATGCGAACTCGACCAGACCGGCTTAAAGGACGGCCAGACCTGGCGTTGCGGTGTCATTGCTCGCAGTCACCTTCGAAAGATGATCGATGGACAGCATGTCCGTTGCGAAATCATCGACCAGGACCGGTATCGCCGTTTGGTCGGGCAGTGCTTCATCGGCGATACCGATGTTGGCCTCGCCATGGTGAACGCCGGGCTAGCCGAGGCGATGCTTCGATATCTGCCGTCTTCCCACTCTATCAGCCTGATTGAGTACGGGGAGGCCGAGAACCGCGCGCGTGGCAAGGGTCTGGGGATCTGGTCGGCTGAGATCGAAAGTCCGCATCTCTATCGCCGCGCCAAGTCCTCACAGATGCCTTAACCCCAGATAGCCAAATTGGTGCTATCGAACGGCAAATGACGTGAGCCATATTGCTTCGCGCTTTGGCGCAAAGACCGCGCAAAGCTCGTTGCACGGTCTCGAATAATGACTAATATAGGCTCATTTCTTGTCCTGTCAGGTCGACAACGAACAGGGTGAATGTTGCCAAAAACGTCATGTCTCACCCCTCCCCGGTGGTTGCTTTTGACGCTCGTTCGCACGTCGACGCGGTTTGCGCAAAGCCGGCTGTCCCAAAAATTTCCCCGCCTGCGGCTTCCTCGCGCGACAAATTTTTTCGCCCGCCGGCCTCTTCCGCTGCGCTCCAGCCTTCGGTGCACACCGCTTTCCGCCGTGCCATGTGAACGATCATCGCAACCACCAAAGAGGAGTGACTGACATGACCACCACCAACTACATCCAGTTCGATGCTGACGACCTCGACGCCGCCAAGGGCAAAGGCCTCATCTCCACCATCGAACGCGACCTGGACATCGCCGCTGTGCCGTTCAGCTCGGACAACGAAAAAGCACCGACGCATCGCGTCTATGCCAAGTCGCCGCGCGGCCATGACATCGAGGTCGGCGGCATCTGGAAAAAGAAGAACGCGGAGGGCAAGCCCTACTATACGCTCTCGATCAAGCGCCTCAGCTTCAACGCCAATCTCGGCCGCTTCCCGGGCCAGGACGACCCGACTCTGCAGGCGATCATCGAATGGGAACCCCGCGATTAATC is a window from the Mesorhizobium sp. WSM2240 genome containing:
- a CDS encoding thermonuclease family protein, with the protein product MAAIWCMDAAAEPSAWSGQARVIDGDTISIRQQRIRIAAIDACELDQTGLKDGQTWRCGVIARSHLRKMIDGQHVRCEIIDQDRYRRLVGQCFIGDTDVGLAMVNAGLAEAMLRYLPSSHSISLIEYGEAENRARGKGLGIWSAEIESPHLYRRAKSSQMP
- a CDS encoding DUF736 family protein; translated protein: MTTTNYIQFDADDLDAAKGKGLISTIERDLDIAAVPFSSDNEKAPTHRVYAKSPRGHDIEVGGIWKKKNAEGKPYYTLSIKRLSFNANLGRFPGQDDPTLQAIIEWEPRD